CCAATCACAGACACCAGCTGGTGCTCGCTATGAAGCTGAAGGACCGCGAGGtgagctgtgtgtatgtgtgtgtgtgtgtgtgtgtgtgtgtgtgtgtgtgtgtgtgtgtgtgtgtgcgtgcgtgtgtgtgtgtgttggactagAGGCCACAGGAGTGGGCCAAAGTCATTTGGAGTGCTGAGATTGTGCTGTTGCTGTGGTGATCAATACTCTGCTTGTCAGAAAGATGAATGGAGCAGCGGGAAGTCTATTTAATAACAGaggagagttgtgtgtgtgtgtgtgtgtgtgtgtgtgggtgtgggtgtgggtgtgtgtgtgtgtgtgtgtgtgtgtgtgggtgggtgtaagtTTGTAGTGAGTGTTGTAGGGATTGTGTACAACAGTACTCTGGTTTATATtgcacaacatcacacacacacactcacacacacatgcacagacacacacacacacacatacagtacactctctctcacacatacacacacacacacatacacttactctctctctcacatacacacacacacatacacttactctctctctcacaaacacacacacacacacacacacatacactcactctctctctcacacacatacacacacacacacacacacactcaccccttcTCTGTGTGTTCCTCTGTCCCGTCCAGGCGGCGTCCAGTGCTCTCAGTAGCCTCGGCCACGTGTACACAGCCATCGGAGACTACCCCAACGCCCTGGCCAGCCACAAGCAGTGCGTCCTGCTGGCCAAGCAGTCCAAGGACCAGCTGTCCGAAGCGCGCGAGCTGGGCAACATGGGCGCGGTCTACATCGCCATGGGCGACTTCGACAACGCCGTGCAGTGCCACGAGCAGCACCTGAGCATTGCCAAGTCGCTAGGCAACCAGCGGGAGGAGGCGCGCGCCTACAGCAACCTGGGCAGCGCGTATCACTACGTACGCTGACCCGACAAGGTTGTCGCACCACCAGGCGTGTGCTGGACCTGGCGCCCTGCTGCAAGGCGGCCATCTTGGCCCACGCACGCCCCTGGACCGCGCCGCCCGCTGCATGCAGGACCTGGAACGCGCCAAGCAATACCACCAGAGCCAGCTGGGCATCGCCGACGAGCTCAAGGACCAGGCCGCACAGGGGCGGGCATCCTCCAACCTGGGtaagggtcagaggtcaagggTCAGAAGGTGCACTCGCTACAACCTAGttaaaggtcagaggtcaagggTCAGGAGATGCCCCTCGTCCAACCTGGGTAAAGCGGAGTGCACATCAGCAGCAAAATGTACACTGACACTTTCTGTCACTTGCGGCCCCCATGAATGCTGCTGGCCAGGCATTCCATAGCNNNNNNNNNNNNNNNNNNNNNNNNNNNNNNNNNNNNNNNNNNNNNNNNNNNNNNNNNNNNNNNNNNNNNNNNNNNNNNNNNNNNNNNNNNNNNNNNNNNNNNNNNNNNNNNNNNNNNNNNNNNNNNNNNNNNNNNNNNNNNNNNNNNNNNNNNNNNNNNNNNNNNNNNNNNNNNNNNNNNNNNNNNNNNNNNNNNNNNNNNNNNNNNNNNNNNNNNNNNNNNNNNNNNNNNNNNNNNNNNNNNNNNNNNNNNNNNNNNNNNNNNNNNNNNNNNNNNNNNNNNNNNNNNNNNNNNNNNNNNNNNNNNNNNNNNNNNNNNNNNNNNNNNNNNNNNNNNNNNNNNNNNNNNNNNNNNNNNNNNNNNNNNNNNNNNNNNNNNNNNNNNNNNNNNNNNNNNNNNNNNNNNNNNNNNNNNNNNNNNNNNNNNNNNNNNNNNNNNNNNNNNNNNNNNNNNNNNNNNNNNNNNNNNNNNNNNNNNNNNNNNNNNNNNNNNNNNNNNNNAAGTCAGAGTGGTTCCTCTCATACTAAAGTCAGTCAGAGTAGTTCCCTCTCATACTAAAGTCAGAGTAGTTCCCTCTCATACTAAAGTCAGTCAGAGTAGTTCCCTCTCATATTATAGTCAGAGTAGTTCCCTCTCATACTAAAGTCAGTCAGAGTAGTTCCCTCTAGAGTGGGAAGAGTtggtgggaggaggaggtgggaagGGGTTGGAACAGTTGGGGGAGCTTGTTTAgagcctgtgttctgttctgtgtcCTCTTTGGAGGGATTCTCTAATGAGGTGTTTTAAAGAGCGCCACTGTCTGCATTATTCACTGTGCAGAGCTCTCATCAGAGCTGCTGGAGGCAGgggaaaactgtgtgtgtgtgtgtgtgtgtgtgtgtgtggatgcttctctgtgtgtgtgtgtgtgtgtgtttctgtaagtgtttgtgtgtgtgtttgtttttgtaagtgtgtctgtgtctgtgtgtgtgatagttttTCTTGCTGTCATTTAGCCCTGGGATGCAGGCGAGGTTATTTTCAGAAGCCCCAGGCTGCATGGATTCTAATTACTCCCACTTGAgacagaggctgtgtgtgtgtgtgtgtgtgtgtgtgtgtgtgtgtgtgtgtgtgtgtgtgtgtgtgtgtgtgtgtgtgtgtgtgtgtctgtgtctgtgtctgtgtctgtgtgtgtgtgtgtgtttacactctGATCAGAGTTGTCTTGGTAAGTTCTGCAAACTCCTGTCAACAGGGAGCTCTGGAACTGAGATGATTGACAGAAAATAACAATGATGATGCATTCACTGGAGACCAAAGTTGAAgtttcttctcctccactcccctctcctctcctctcctctcctctcctctcctctcctccaatctactccacccctctctctcccccaccttccttcctctctcttctccccaccTTACTTTtgtcccttctctccctcctctcctccccccccccctcctccctccctcctcttccctccccctgcctccctcctcctccctccctcttcccccccccacccctccctccctccctccctctttcctcccccctgccccctccccctcctcctcctctcctcttccccacccctcccccctcctctcctctcctcttcccccacccctcccccctcccctcctcctttcctcccctcccctccctcctcctctcctcttccccccccctcccctcctcctcctctcctcttcccccacccctctccctcctcctcctctcctctttcctcccctcctccccctcctcctcctctctttcctcccctgCCCTCTCACAGGCATAATCCATCAGATGTGTGGGGACTACGAGACGGCCCTGAAGCTCCACAAGGCCCACCTGGCCATCGCCCAGGAGCTCAGCGACCACGCCGCCCAGGGCCGTGCCTACGGCAACATGGGCAACGCCTACAACGCGCTGGGCGCCCACGAGCAGGCCGTGCGCTACCACCGGCAGGAGCTGCAGATCTCCATGGAGGTGAGCGACCGCGCCTCGCAGGCGTCCACGCACGGCAACCTGGCCGTGGCCTACCAGGCGCTGGGCGCCCACGACCGCGCCCTGCAGCACTACCAGCACCACCTGGGCATCGCCCGAGAGCTCCGCGACGTCCAGAGCCAGGCGCGCGCCCTCGGCAACCTGGGCAACTTCCACTGCTCGCGTGGCGAGTTCGCCCAGGCCGTGCCCTTCTACGAGCAGTACCTGCGTCTGGTGCCCGACCTCCAGGACATGGAGGGCGAGGGGAAAGTGTGCCACAACCTGGGCTACGCCCACTACTGCCTGGGCAGCTACCAGCAGGCAGTCAAGTACTACGAACAGGACCTGGCACTGGCCAGGGACCTGCACGACAAGCTGAGCCAGGCCAAGGCCTACTGCAACCTGGGGCTCGCCCACAAGGCCCTGGGGGCGTACGCCCAGGCCGAGGAGTGCCAGCGCTACCTGCTCTCGCTGGCGCAGTCGCTGGGCAACGTGCAGGCGCGCTTCCGGGCGCTCGGCAACCTCGGCGACATCTACGTGTGCAAGAAGGATGTTGCCGGCGCCGTCCAGTTCTACGAGCAGCAGCTGGCCCTGGCACAGGCGCAGCAGCAGGGTGGCAGCGGTGGCGGCGGAGACGGTGACCGGCGTATGGAGGCGGGCGCACACGCCGCTCTCGGGGCTGCCCACCGCCTGCTGCAGCAGTACGAGCGCGCGCTGGCCTATCACACGCAGGAGCTGCACGTGCAGCAGCAGCTGGGTGACCTGCAGGGGGAGCTCCAGGCCCATGGGCGCCTGGCCGCCGTGCACATGGCACAGGGGCACTACGAGCTGGCGCTGCGCTGCTATGAGGACCAGCTGCAGCTGGCACAGCGGCTCAAGGTGGGCattactctcactcacacacaccacagggcacacagacactctgtcagcgcagtttgtgtgtatgtgtgtgtatgtcagggtgtgtgtgtgtgtgtgtactgtatgtgtaggtCTGGAAACTCCCGTCAACAGGGAACTGAGGAGAAGATTGACAGAAAAGAACAATGATGCATTGACTGAAGAGCAAAGTTGAAGTTTCTTGTCCTCTCCTTGTACAGAGTACTGATGTAGGTGCTACTGATGTAGGTGTAACTGATGTACATGTAGGTGTTACTGATGTACATGTTGCTGATGTAGGTGTTACTGATGTAGGTGTTACTGATGTATGGGTAACTGATGTAGGTGTTACTGATGTAGGTGTAACTGATGTAGGTGTTACTGATGTATGGGTTACTGATGTAGGTGTTACTGATTTATGGGTAACTGATGTATGGGttaacagtgtttcccacaaattgtattctatttgtggtggtaggtttgcagaattaacttgaatgcaacagtttttaacaaattagcgcagcgtgattatgatgctaaccagatttaagcacaatgtaGTACAACCTAGAAAATCACTGTGTgctggtcaatgttgatattgtggtgggccgccacaaataagtcaatgtatgggaaacactggtaacTGATGTAGATGTAACTGATGTATGGGTTACTGATGTAGGTGTTACTGATGTATGGGTAACTGATGTATGGGTTACTGATGTAGGTGTTACTGATTTACGGGTAACTGATGTAGGTGTTACTGATTTACGGGTAACTGATGTAGGTGTAACTGATGTATGGGTTACTGATGTATGGGTAACTGATGTATGGGTTACTGATGTAGGTGTTACTGATGTAGGTGTTACTGATGTACTGAGTACTCTGGTCTGGTGCAGGAGCCGTCGGCCGAGGCGCGTGTCTACGGCAACATGGGCATCACCAAGATGAACATGGGCGTGGTGGAGGAGGCGCTGGGCTTCTTCGAGCAGCAACTGGCCACTCTGCAGCAGCTGAGCTCCTCGCAGGCCTCCCTGGAGCGCGGTCGCGCCTACGGCAACCTGGGCGACTGCTACGATGCCCTGGGCGACCATGAGGAGGCTATCAAGCACTACGAACAGCATCTGTCTGTGGCACAGAGCCTGAACCACCTGCAGGACCAGGAGAGGGCCTACAGCGGACTGGGCAACGGGCACAGGTACTGTACAGCAGTgggcacacacactacagagggCACAGGTACAGCAGCGGGCACACGCACTAGAGAGGGCACAGGTACAGCAGCGGGCACAGGTACagcagtgtctgtctgtctgtctgtctgtctgtctgtctgtctgtctaaccctctcctgtctctcccctTTGGTCAAGGCTCTGAGTCATCTCCAGCAGGcgctggtctgtctgtctgtctgtctgtctgtctaaccctctcctgtctctctctcccttggtcAGGGCActggtctctctgtctgtctgtctaaccctctcctgtctctctctcccttggtcAGGACactggtctgtctgtgtgcctgtctgtctaaccctctcctgtctctcccccTTGGTCAGGGCGCTGGGTCATCTCCAGCAGGCGCTGGTGTGCTTTGAGAAGCGCCTGGTGGTGGCCCACGAGCTGGGTGAGTGTGCACTGAAGGCGCAGGCGTACGCGGAGCTGGGCGCGCTGCACAGCCTTCTGGGAAACTACGAGCAGGCGCTCTCCTGCCTGGAACGCCAGCTGGCCATCGCCCGCGAGACCAGGGACCGGCCGCTGGAGGCTGACGCCAGCTGTGGCCTGGGCGGCGTCTACCAGCTGATGAGCGAGCACGAGATGGCACTACGCTGTCACCAGCTCGACCTGCAGATCGCCACGGAGACGGGCAGTGCCGAGCGGCAGGCCCGCGCCTATGGCAACCTGGGCCTCACCTATGAGTCGCTTGGCAACCACGAGAGGGCAGTGGCCTTTCAGGAGCAGCATCTCAGCATCGCCGCAGAAACCAACGACCTGGCGGCAAAAACGCTGGCTTACGGAAGCCTGGGCAGGACACACCATACGCTACGCAACTATTCACAGGCTGTCATGTACCTACAGGAGGGTAAGACTAACTGGTACTACTGTTGCTAACTGGTTACTGGTGATAACATTACTGCTGGTGATAGCTGGTGCTAACATTAGTGCTGGTGATAGCTGGTGCTAACATTACTGGTGATATGGTGGTGATATGTAAATTACTGCTGGTGATAGCTGGTACTAACATTACTGCTGGTGATAGCTGGTGCTAACATTAGTGCTGGTGATAGCTGTTAGCATTGGGTGTTAGGTCATCCATAGAAGATGTGGTCTCATTGTACTTCAGTAAAGCTGTACACGACCAGTTTGTCCACGGTTTCCTACACCCTGTGATTTTTGGATAGTTGACTAGTTGATGAAACTGTACAAGCATAACCTTCACCTCCAGCCCCCCATATCTGAACATGTCATATCTCAAATATAACACACTTCCACATCATGTGAAACAATCACAAGCCTCTAATTAATATGATTGTACATTtacaaggatgtgtgtgtgtgtgtgtgtgtgtgtgtgtgtgtgtgtgtgtgtgtgtgtgtgtgtgtgtgtgtgtgtgtgtgtgtgtgtgtgtgtgtgtgtgtgtgtgcgtgcatgtgtgtgtgtgtgtgtgtgtgtgtgtgtggcgtgtgtgtgtgcgtgcgtgcgtgtatctAGGTCTGCGTCTGGCAGAGCAGTTGAGCCGCCGTGAAGACGAGGCAAAAATTCGCCATCGATTGGGTCTGTCCCTGTGGGCCAGTGGAAACCTGGAGGAGGCCCagcaccaggtgtgtgtgtgtgtgtgtgtgtgtgtgtgtgtgtgtgtgtgtgtgtatgtctctgtgtgtgtgtgtgtgtgtgtgtgtgtgtttgtgtgtgtgtgtgtgtgtgtctgtctgtgtgtgtgtgtgtgtgtgtgtgtgtgtgtgagagtttgcagTGTTTTTGGCAGACGCTGTCAAAATCCCTAAAGCATTCAGAGGACACAGACATGTTCTCcctctcagacagacagatacacacgcacaaatgcacatgtactccaacacaacacacacacacacacacacacacaaacacacacacacacacacacacagatatatatatatatatatatatataacctgcAGTAAGGTTGTCTTCTGACTGTAAAGCAGTGATCAGTGTAGTGCATGTATAGTGTTTTACTGTATAGGTGTCTGCTGCCGCCTACTGGGTGTGTTGCAGcactgcaggtgtgtgattaATATTAGCCATGATGCTTATGCTGATGCATGCAAAAGGTGTTGATGtttatgatgtgtgtttgtgtgtgtatgtgtgtgtgtgtgtgtgtgtgtgtgttctacagcTGTATCGTGCGTCAGCCCTCTTTGAGACGATCCGGCATGAGGCTCAACACAGCACCGACTACAAGCTCTCCCTCTTCCATCTTCAGACAGCCTGCTACCAGGCCCTGCAGAGAGTCCTCGTCAGCctaggtacgcacacacacacacgcacacacatagtacacacacacacacacacacacacacacacacacacacacacacagtatacatacacacacacacatagtatacacacacacacacacacacacacacacacacacagttacacacacacacacacacacacacaccccccacacacacacacacacatacacacccacacacaatatAACTACATATACTAATACAAACTCACACTTCAATTGTTGACACAAGCTTCTGTTGGCATATAAGAAAatgctgtaatgtgtgtgtgtttgtgtgtgtgtgtgtgtgtgtgtgtgtgtgtgtgtgtgtgtgtgtgtgccatcatgATGAAGCACTAGCAGTGGCAGAGAGGGGACGCACTCGAGCATTTGCCGACCTGTTGGTAGAGAGACAAACAGGTCACCAAGACGACCCCTACACGCCAGTTACCGTGGAGACCATCCTGGAGACAGTCAACGCACAGCGGGCTCTGGTGCTCTACTACTCTCTGGCCGCCGGATACCTGTACAGCTGGCTACTCGCACCTggatcaggtacacacacacacacacgcacacacacacagtacatcagtgtttcccatacattgacttatttgtggcggcccaccacaatatcaacattgaccaccacacaatgatttcccaagttgtactaaattgtgcttaaagctggttagcatcataaacacgctgcgctaatttgttaaaaactgttgcattcaagttaattctgcaaacctaccaccacaaatagagttcaattctgtgggaaacgctgtacatacacacacagagagacatacaggcacacacatacacacaaacacacacactattatctTGCTGCCAGATACCTTTTCTGATACACACActgtgtggatggatggatacatactgtacatatacatacatacatacatatacggatagatagatagatagatacagtagatagatagatagatactttatgcCCCTTGGTGatatgtgtgttctctgtgtgtctaGGCATCTTGAAGTTCCATGAGGTGTacgtgggggaggggggttccGAGGGGGGGTCAGCAGAGTTCCAGGagagtggtggtggggtggggtctcCGCCCGCGGCCTCCTCGCTGGACCAGCACATCGCCAGCACGCGCGAAGCCCTGGGCGTGGAGTCCTACTACAGCAGGTGACCAGCGTCGCCCAGGCCTCTGTTTTagctgtcactctctctctctctctgtgaggcaTTTTGTTCGCGTAGCGTCTGctacaacaattagcttccactattcatgggtttccaggtgtataaaatcaagcaccttaattatcaaggcagactgcatggtgcttgattaatacacctgtggaaagggacctgatgaaacccatgaattatCAATGCCAGACGTGAAACCAGGACGTACATTTGAATAAAATGAGACCAGTGTTCTAAATCTATTTTTACACCACACGCACAGATCGATTCAGTTGCGTACCCGGTGTAGTCTACCTGTCAGTCTCTTTTATGAAGGCCGGGTGTATTTGGGGGTCTCACCATACTCCTGTGTGTGGATCTTGTGTGTCAAGACTGATCCAATAAATGGGTGATAaacctctctttccatctctctgttcacttctctctctcagcctatAGCTCTACATCTTTAATTCTTCTAATTCTGTCTTCTTGTTTTGTTGAAGTGTTAATGGTAATGACAGctgttctttgtgtgtgcgtgtgtatagaGTGTGCTCCAGCAGTGAAACAGAGAGCGAGGCAGGTGACCTGCTGGACTTTGAGGATCGCCTGTCCTCAGCCGACCCCAGTGGTTTCCTCAGGAGGGTCTCTAGGACCAGCCTCTTCaacaggtcagaggtcaaaggttaacATCTCAGCAGGCTGGGCACCATCCTCCTTTTCATCACTCTGTCTATACctttctgtctctatctatctatctatctatctatctatctatctatctatctctctctctatctatctatctcactaTTACTATCACTCTTCTCTTCAGCTATCCTAATCTAGCCCTCCCTCACCTCCTGCACAGCGATTCTTAAGTCATGTGACCTTTGCTCAGATCCTACTGAGGTCATGTGATCTCTCTATGACCTCCATGTCATACTCAGCTTGCCATCCTACATttctgatatttttttttattattgtgcaTAAAACTCAAAATTCACAACAGTAAGCTCAGTGGCAGATTTTGAAATGGCTGAGTGTGCAgaagtatacagtatgtgtgtgtgtgtgtgtgtgtgtgtgtgtgtgtgtgtgtgtgtgtgtgtgtgtgtgtgttcaggagctTCCACAGCATGTCCAGTCTTGCGAGTGCCCCGGTGTCTCCAGTGAGGGAGAGCTCTAGTCTGCCCCGCCGCAACAGCAGCACCAAGCCGCCCCTCCGAGCCCTCTACGACCTGCTCATCGCCCCAATGGAGGGGGtaagacacgtgtgtgtgtgtgtgtgtgtgtgtgtgtgtgtgtgtgtgtgtgtgtgtgtgttgtgctgctggtcaGCTGAAGCAGACGGTGCCGGAAGGAGAGCTCtatttgatctgtgtgtgtgtgtgtgtgtgtgtgtgtgtgtgtgtgtgtgtgtgtgtgttcagggtctGATGCACTCGTGCGGAGCGGCGGGTCGACTCAAacagctggtgctggtgctggaaGGAGAGCTCTATTTGATCCCGTTCGCCCTGCTGAAGGGCAGCTGCAGTAACGAGTATCTGTATGAGAGATTCAGCCTCATCGCAGTGCCTTCTATTGGGGGCCTCACAGCCACAAGCAAggtatattcacacacacacacacacacacacacacacacacacacacacacacacacacacacacacacacacacacacacacacacacactctctctctctctcatctctcacacatttcattgtcatttcatttgatgtgctcatttgtgtgtgtttatgtgcatgttttaagtgtgttCAGTTTGTAAGAAAGAAATGTCATTAATAAAGGATTAATAAAGGATTAATAGAggataaataaattattaataaagGATAAAATAATGGATTAATAAAGGATCAATAAAGAATTAATAAAGGATTAATAAAGGATTAACATTATTGTTGTGACTGACTGATTGATGTTGCTCCTCCCTCAGGGTGTATCGCGGCGTACAGGCTCAGGTCAGATCACCGGAGGTGTTTCCATGGCAGCCGTGGTGGGTAACCCGCGGTTACCTTCCGGTGTGATGGACCGCTGGCTGTGGGGTCCGATGCCGTCGGCGGAGGAGGAGGCTCTGATGGTCGCCGAGCAGCTGGGTTGCCAGGCGCTGACGGGTGCCGTGGCGACCAAGGAGCGCGTGATGGCGGCGCTGTCGCAGGCCGAGTGTGTCCACTTCGCCACCCACGTGTCCTGGAAGCTGGCCGCCCTGGTGCTGAGCCCCGTGCCGGACGTGGCCGGCGGTgcctcgcacgcacacacacatgctacacacaccgcgcacacacacgcacacacacatgctacacacaccgcacacacactacCGGACGACGCCAGCGATGCTGAGAGCATCTGCGACAGCACGCCACTGCAGGACATTCTGCTCACCGCCGCTGACCTGCTGGACCTCAAGCTGTCCGTCAAACTGGTCGTGctggggtcagtgtgtgtgtgtgtgtgtatgtgtgtatgggggtggggggcgcaTACTGTGCAAACAGCAGTGTATTCAACAGGTtgctttgactgtgtgtgtgttcatgcttgTGCTTACTGTGGGGGTGAGTCTATGTGGGacgtggagtgtgtgtctgtgcacttgtctgtgtgtgttcttattgtctgtg
The Alosa alosa isolate M-15738 ecotype Scorff River chromosome 12, AALO_Geno_1.1, whole genome shotgun sequence DNA segment above includes these coding regions:
- the LOC125304856 gene encoding LOW QUALITY PROTEIN: tetratricopeptide repeat protein 28-like (The sequence of the model RefSeq protein was modified relative to this genomic sequence to represent the inferred CDS: inserted 3 bases in 2 codons; substituted 1 base at 1 genomic stop codon), whose translation is MEKQGSRKEKFSVFGPRSLGRAVTVSEGRGLSKAEFMEKVRQSNEACQRGDFQSAVRLYGDALRADPQNCILYSNRSAAHLKLGDYQTALDDAIKARLLNPKWPKAYFRQGVALQYLGRHADALAAFASGLAQDPKSLQLLLGMVEAAMKSPLRQSLEPTYQQLQKMKLDKSPFVVVSVIGQELLGAAHHGASVVVLEAALKIGTCSLKLRGSVFSSLSSAYWSLGNTEKSTAYMQQDLEVAKTLGDQTGECRAHGNLGSAFFSKGNYREALTNHRHQLVLAMKLKDREAASSALSSLGHVYTAIGDYPNALASHKQCVLLAKQSKDQLSEARELGNMGAVYIAMGDFDNAVQCHEQHLSIAKSLGNQREEARAYSNLGSAYHYVRXPDKXLSHHQACAGPGALLQGGHLGPRTPLDRAARCMQDLERAKQYHQSQLGIADELKDQAAQGRASSNLGIIHQMCGDYETALKLHKAHLAIAQELSDHAAQGRAYGNMGNAYNALGAHEQAVRYHRQELQISMEVSDRASQASTHGNLAVAYQALGAHDRALQHYQHHLGIARELRDVQSQARALGNLGNFHCSRGEFAQAVPFYEQYLRLVPDLQDMEGEGKVCHNLGYAHYCLGSYQQAVKYYEQDLALARDLHDKLSQAKAYCNLGLAHKALGAYAQAEECQRYLLSLAQSLGNVQARFRALGNLGDIYVCKKDVAGAVQFYEQQLALAQAQQQGGSGGGGDGDRRMEAGAHAALGAAHRLLQQYERALAYHTQELHVQQQLGDLQGELQAHGRLAAVHMAQGHYELALRCYEDQLQLAQRLKEPSAEARVYGNMGITKMNMGVVEEALGFFEQQLATLQQLSSSQASLERGRAYGNLGDCYDALGDHEEAIKHYEQHLSVAQSLNHLQDQERAYSGLGNGHRALGHLQQALVCFEKRLVVAHELGECALKAQAYAELGALHSLLGNYEQALSCLERQLAIARETRDRPLEADASCGLGGVYQLMSEHEMALRCHQLDLQIATETGSAERQARAYGNLGLTYESLGNHERAVAFQEQHLSIAAETNDLAAKTLAYGSLGRTHHTLRNYSQAVMYLQEGLRLAEQLSRREDEAKIRHRLGLSLWASGNLEEAQHQLYRASALFETIRHEAQHSTDYKLSLFHLQTACYQALQRVLVSLGHHDEALAVAERGRTRAFADLLVERQTGHQDDPYTPVTVETILETVNAQRALVLYYSLAAGYLYSWLLAPGSGILKFHEVYVGEGGSEGGSAEFQESGGGVGSPPAASSLDQHIASTREALGVESYYSRVCSSSETESEAGDLLDFEDRLSSADPSGFLRRVSRTSLFNRSFHSMSSLASAPVSPVRESSSLPRRNSSTKPPLRALYDLLIAPMEGGLMHSCGAAGRLKQLVLVLEGELYLIPFALLKGSCSNEYLYERFSLIAVPSIGGLTATSKGVSRRTGSGQITGGVSMAAVVGNPRLPSGVMDRWLWGPMPSAEEEALMVAEQLGCQALTGAVATKERVMAALSQAECVHFATHVSWKLAALVLSPVPDVAGGASHAHTHATHTAHTHAHTHATHTAHTLPDDASDAESICDSTPLQDILLTAADLLDLKLSVKLVVLGSYQESVSKVTADGVVGLTRAFLAAGAQCVCVSLWPVPVAASKLFTQNFYSSLLAGARASAALVDAMRSVQSNKQFSHPSNWAGFMLIGNDVKLNSSSSLIGQALAEILQYPDKARDALRVLLHLVEKSLQRIQNGQRNSMYTSQQSVENKVGGVPGWQNLLMAVGFRLDLAGTGLPAAVFFPTADPGERLQQCSATLQSLLGLPHPALQALCKLITISEAGEQLINRAAKTVVAMLHQVLVQLQSGEREQDFSITPIQTSISVQLWRLPGCHEFLAALGFDLCEVGQEEVVLKTGKLASRRIMQFALQSLLALFDSTELPKRLSLDSSSSLESLASSQSVCPPLPFSPAGCPDSLASDAISLYSLSSVASSLSFLSRPEAVGAAAAGAAGGLFPARQTGIPRSRSSPTATAGAQEEYEGFSIISSEPLATASQTTTAGHRAVRGAGAGSGGGRGAAGCRGSVISEGVQHPASPMAPAAXPSPRKPPGSSDTGESSDQSSTETDSTVRSQEERPPPAPLDPQELAQKILEETQSHLIAVESLQRTAGGGQDAPVSGFRTAETSAFTRPASRGSQSAPSPSQNPRPKPPSRNSSLQKASSGYNSPATSDASLKDSQPSPSLCGTPSLRLKYPSSPYSGHISRSPSNVSPSSGHQSPGGSAPSPALSYSSSSSRSSPGDAPLDRLRLAAIDEKVQAIHNLKTFWACASQPPPVGGPVRALRGRAKMSPVQRDVLGLLHLSPRHTPANQTQQDTKNSSSTNGKLHAQKDTPSSGSSPAPQTIRLPSGNGYKFLSPGRFFPSSKC